One Trichormus variabilis 0441 genomic window, CCACAGCTAAAACCGCAGCCTATGAAGTTATTGTAGAACCACAAACCCCATACGTTGGCAGAGGCGATCGGCAATGTCAACTCAAAACCGGAATGCAGGGTAAAGCAGATATCATTTCCCGCAGAGAAACAGTATTAAGGTTCATCCTCCGCAAAGCCAGATTAATTGCAGATTTGTAATTAGTCATTGGTCAATAGTCCATAGTCAATTTTCTTCCCCCTACCCCCCTACCCCCCTACACCCCTGCTCCTACAAAACTCCGCGTACCTCCGCGCTAGCCTCCGTATTCCTCTGCGTTTAAAAAAGCCACCAACTGATACAAAACAGTACTTAAATTACAAATCAATATGCTGAATCTCTTCAAACTCCGAAAAAATTACCCCTGTGTTTTACAGTTGAGTGAAGAAGATTGTGGAGCCGCTTGTATAGTTTCAATTTGTCGACAACACGGACGCTTTTTAAGTATGAATAAAAGCCGTGAAGCAGTAGGGACTGGACAACTAGGTACAACCTTATTAGGTCTAAAACGTGGCTCAGAAAATCTCGGTTTTAATGCCAGAGCCGTGAAAGCATCCCCCGCCATCTTAGACAGAATTAAAGAAATTCAACTACCAGCAATTATTCATTGGCGGGGATATCACTGGGTAGTGTTATATGGCAAAAAGGGAAGCAAATATATCATCGCTGATCCAGCAGTAGGTATTCGTTATATTCACAGAGAAGAGTTAACAGCCGCGTGGAATGGGGTCATGCTCCTAATGGAGCCAGATCACCAGCGCTTTTCTCAACAGCCCCACGACAAACCACAACCAGGCTTTACCCGCTTTCTTCAGCGCATCTTGCCCTATCATGGGCTATTGTCCCAGGTTTTTATGATCAACATTGTCCTGGGCGTATTGGCTTTAGGCTCACCAGTCCTGATTCAAATCCTCACAGATGATGTCTTAGTTCGTGGCGATACTCAACTACTAGCTGTGATAGCGATCGCTGTTATCATCATGAATTTATTTAGTAGTGGTATGCAGGTATTAGAATCTACAATGATTGCTCATTTTAGCCAACGCCTGCAATTAGGTTTAGTCTTGGAATTTGGACGGAGAATTCTGCAATTACCATTGACTTATTACGAAGCCCGTCGCAGTGGAGAGATTACCAGCCGACTTAGAGATATTAATGAAATTAATCAATTAGTCTCACAGGTTGTAGTGCTTTTACCTAGCCAATTTTTCATCGCTGTAATTTCCTTCGGCTTAATGCTTTTTTATAGTTGGCAGTTAGCATTAGCGGTAATACTCATCGGTGCATTGATGAGTTTAGCTACATTGCCGCTTTTACCAGTCCTGCAACAAAAAACTCGTAGTCTTTTAGTTTTAGGTTCAGAAAATCAAGGTGTATTAGTAGAAACTTTTAAAGGCGCACAAGTCCTGAAAACCACAAATGCTGCACCACAATTTTGGGATGAATTACAAAATCGTTTTGGTCGTCTGGCAAATTTAACATTTAGTACTATTCAAATTGGCATTATCAACAATACTATTGCAAAATTCCTTTCTGCTATCGGCGGTGTAGTTTTATTAGGACTAGGAAGTATTTTAGTTATCCAAGGAAAGTTAAGTATTGGTCAAATGTTAGCGATTAATGTACTACAAGTTAATGTGCTGACATTAATTAGCTCATTAGTAGGTTTAGTTGATGAATATTTTCGTTCCCAAACTGCTATATCTCGGCTTTTGGAAGTGATTGATGCTACTCCCGAAGTAGATAACACTTCTCAAAAACCATTCGCCCAAATCTCTAGTGATGCAGACATTCGTTTTTCCCATATTAACTTTCACCATCCTGGTAGAGTTGACCTATTAGAGGATTTTTCTCTCAAGCTACCAGGAGGACAAATTATTGCTTTGATTGGCAAGTCAGGCTGTGGTAAAAGTTCCTTAGCCAAACTCATGGCAGGACTATATCAGCCCAATTCTGGTAATATCCGCATCGGCTTTTATAATATTCAAGATATTGCCCTTGATTGTTTGCGGCAACAAGTAGTTTATGTACCTCAAGAACCTCATTTCTGGAGTCGTTCAATTTTAGAAAACTTTCGTTTAGGAAGTCCCCATATTTCCTTTGAAGAAGTCGTCACAGCTTGCCAAATTGCCGATGCTGACAGTTTTATTAGCCAACTACCAAATAAGTATCAAACAGTGCTAGGAGAATTTGGGGCTAATCTTTCTGGAGGACAAAAACAAAGACTAGCGATCGCCAGAGGTATTCTTAATAATCCACCAGTCCTAATTTTAGATGAAGCAACAGCCGGACTAGACCCAGTTAGTGAAACTCAAGTTCTTGATCGGTTGCTAGAATCACGACAGGGTAAAACCACAATCCTCATTACCCATCGTCCCAGCGTAGTCCACCGCGCTGATTGGATTGTATTACTCGATCAAGGAAAAATACAACTGCAAGGTACTTTAGAAGATTTCCTGTCCCAACAAGGAGAGCATCTAAAGTTTTTATCACTGTAAATATTATTTTACGTTATAAACAAGATAGCAAATCTTAATTTATCAAGAAAGACACAGCAAAACTAAAATTTTATTTATAAAGTAGTAATTAAATAAATTTATTAAGCACGCACTAGAGTTTGTAAGGTAGAAATTTTGACATTTAATGAATTGTATTGATAGCTAAAAACTCATAATTTAATAAAATTATCATAGGGATATAATTAATCATATCCCTATATTTTTTAGCCTGAATTTATATATGAATTATATTTTATTGTCAGAATATCATGAATCAAAAGTAGTAAAATTTGTTTTTACAAATACCACCGCAGCATAATTTAAATTAACAAGAAATATTTAATAATAAAAATATAGGTAATAACAAACCTATGTTGTACGTAAGTGAGGTAAAAGTTCATGTCAAACCAAATGCTAGCTTCTAATTTACTTGAAGATTTATCCTTAGATCAACAGCAATCTTTGGCTGGTGGTCAAACCTTTGATGATGGAGATGATGAAGGCGGAAGTACACGACTTGGCAGTGGTGAAACTCGCCGCTATCGAATTAGAAGTGTCAGCATCGTTAGTGTCCGTAAATTGTCATAGTTAGTGGTGAGTGGAGTGAACTGAAATAATCGGCTCAAAGCCTAATTGTATTTGAGCATTTCTGCACCATCTCCTATTTTCTGCTAAATTTTATGAAGCTAGGTACTTTTATTACCTAGCTTTCTTCACGGGTATTTTTCCATAAGAAAATGCACATATTTTTTAATTATTATCTCTATTAATTGAAGCCAAATAATTAATATACTCATGTAAAAAATAACCTCAATTAAAAGATGATTTACCATGAACCAAAAGCTAGATATTTAATCATATATTATCTAACTAAGGAGTAATTTAAAATATGTATGAATATTGAACAATTAAATTATGAGGTGTTAAACACCTATGTAATGAAGTGAGGTAATTAATTATGTCTAATCAAATCATCGCATCTAATTTGCTAGCAGATTTATCCATAGAACAACAGCAGTTTCTAGTGGGTGGTCAGCAAACAACTCAACCACCACAAGGTCAAGGTGGTTGTTCTGGTGGTGCGGGTTCTAGTGGTACTAATCAAGATAGCTGGGATCAAAATGGCTATGATCAGGAGGGAGGCGGCTCTGGAGGTGGTTTCAGTAGTCGCCGTCGCCGCTTG contains:
- a CDS encoding peptidase domain-containing ABC transporter, which gives rise to MLNLFKLRKNYPCVLQLSEEDCGAACIVSICRQHGRFLSMNKSREAVGTGQLGTTLLGLKRGSENLGFNARAVKASPAILDRIKEIQLPAIIHWRGYHWVVLYGKKGSKYIIADPAVGIRYIHREELTAAWNGVMLLMEPDHQRFSQQPHDKPQPGFTRFLQRILPYHGLLSQVFMINIVLGVLALGSPVLIQILTDDVLVRGDTQLLAVIAIAVIIMNLFSSGMQVLESTMIAHFSQRLQLGLVLEFGRRILQLPLTYYEARRSGEITSRLRDINEINQLVSQVVVLLPSQFFIAVISFGLMLFYSWQLALAVILIGALMSLATLPLLPVLQQKTRSLLVLGSENQGVLVETFKGAQVLKTTNAAPQFWDELQNRFGRLANLTFSTIQIGIINNTIAKFLSAIGGVVLLGLGSILVIQGKLSIGQMLAINVLQVNVLTLISSLVGLVDEYFRSQTAISRLLEVIDATPEVDNTSQKPFAQISSDADIRFSHINFHHPGRVDLLEDFSLKLPGGQIIALIGKSGCGKSSLAKLMAGLYQPNSGNIRIGFYNIQDIALDCLRQQVVYVPQEPHFWSRSILENFRLGSPHISFEEVVTACQIADADSFISQLPNKYQTVLGEFGANLSGGQKQRLAIARGILNNPPVLILDEATAGLDPVSETQVLDRLLESRQGKTTILITHRPSVVHRADWIVLLDQGKIQLQGTLEDFLSQQGEHLKFLSL